From a region of the Acidiferrobacteraceae bacterium genome:
- the moaB gene encoding molybdenum cofactor biosynthesis protein B: MESSTAHTEPVPTAKKREFIPLRIAVLTISDTRTEETDRSGQMLAGRLDKTGHTLADKRIVPDDVYRIRAIVSQWIADPGIHAIITTGGTGVTGRDGTPEAVQPLLDKVIEGFGEMFRAISYDEIRTSTLQSRALAGVANGTYLFCLPGSSGACKTGWDNLIEAQLDYRTRPCNLVEQMPRLRE; this comes from the coding sequence ATGGAATCGTCCACCGCCCACACCGAACCGGTACCTACCGCAAAAAAACGGGAGTTCATTCCCCTTCGCATCGCCGTGCTCACGATTTCCGATACCCGCACCGAAGAGACGGACCGCTCCGGACAGATGCTGGCCGGCCGCCTCGACAAGACCGGACATACCCTCGCGGACAAGCGCATCGTACCGGACGACGTGTACCGTATTCGCGCGATCGTTTCACAATGGATTGCCGATCCGGGCATCCATGCCATCATTACCACCGGCGGCACCGGCGTGACCGGGCGAGACGGCACCCCGGAAGCGGTCCAACCCTTGCTGGACAAGGTGATTGAAGGATTCGGCGAGATGTTTCGTGCCATCTCGTACGATGAGATCCGCACATCCACGCTGCAGTCCCGCGCACTTGCCGGAGTCGCCAACGGTACCTATTTGTTTTGTCTGCCGGGCTCCTCCGGTGCATGCAAGACGGGTTGGGACAATTTGATCGAGGCGCAACTCGATTATCGAACCCGTCCATGCAATCTGGTGGAACAGATGCCGCGGTTGCGCGAATAG